In a single window of the Pocillopora verrucosa isolate sample1 chromosome 4, ASM3666991v2, whole genome shotgun sequence genome:
- the LOC131785321 gene encoding T-box transcription factor TBX20: MSLSTSDSENLSPKAAAFSIASLLTKTFDENSSTRKTSELNPPLIDLKEKGNWWKDCQRDKPAQKTKSPSFLRLASEDHSIKNILNNEQPLTEKYGEIKRSGIRRNTSILDPLQQFAACCDLVRNLDTFKNTSSYCPPQRRVMELHREVQVAMQQSDLWWKFYACGTEMVITRTGRRMFPTLALSFLGMDPRCYYSVHVDIVPVDGYAYTFVNNMWQINGMASEMHALPYIQSYQADEVAHTGLYWMKNGVDFKKVRLTNRRVGPFKDGELHLSPNRKYQPRIHVVEETEEGVKVSCSTYVFPETTFIAVTTYQNEELIQMKIDHNPFAKGFRDKGTRRRYLPYEHRDDVSDSSQASLSALCFSTTRNVERTPETTLVPAPLHLKLHDLSQY; encoded by the exons ATGAGCCTTTCAACAAGTGACTCAGAAAACCTCTCACCTAAAGCTGCAGCTTTTTCTATCGCCAGCCTGCTAACTAAGACTTTTGATGAAAATTCCAGCACTCGAAAGACAAGTGAACTCAATCCGCCCTTAATAGATCTcaaagagaaaggaaattggtGGAAGGACTGCCAACGTGATAAACCAGCACAAAAGACGAAATCACCTTCGTTCTTAAGGCTGGCGAGTGAAGATCATTCTATTAAGAACATTTTGAACAACGAACAGCCGCTCACTGAGAAATACGGAGAGATAAAAAGAAGTGGAATAAGAAGAAACACATCAATCCTTGATCCTTTACAGCAGTTTGCTGCTTGTTGTGACTTGGTTAGAAATCTAGACACCTTCAAGAACACTTCATCGTATTGCCCTCCCCAGAGGAGAGTTATGGAGTTGCACCGAGAGGTACAAGTCGCTATGCAACAAAGTGATCTGTGGTGGAAATTCTACGCTTGCGGTACAGAGATGGTGATTACGCGCACAGGAAG ACGGATGTTTCCCACACTTGCGCTGTCTTTCCTCGGAATGGATCCTCGTTGCTATTACTCAGTGCATGTTGACATTGTCCCTGTAGATGGGTACGCGTATACGTTTGTGAACAATATGTGGCAAATAAACGGAATGGCAAGCGAGATGCACGCCTTACCCTACATACAGTCTTACCAAGCGGATGAAGTCGCTCATACAGGGCTCTACTGGATGAAAAATGGCGTAGACTTCAAGAAGGTTCGTCTCACAAATCGTCGCGTTGGCCCATTCAAAGATGGCGAG CTCCATTTGAGTCCAAACAGAAAATACCAGCCAAGAATTCATGTTGttgaagaaacagaagaagGTGTAAAGGTTTCATGCTCAACTTACGTGTTCCCTGAAACAACTTTTATCGCCGTAACAACTTACCAGAACGAAGAG ttgaTTCAAATGAAAATCGACCATAACCCATTTGCCAAAGGCTTCCGAGACAAAGGAACAAG ACGCAGATATCTTCCATATGAACATAGAGATGATGTGTCGGATAGTTCCCAGGCTTCTTTGAGCGCACTCTGCTTTTCAACAACAAGAAATGTCGAAAGAACACCGGAAACCACGCTCGTACCTGCACCACTTCACTTAAAGCTTCATGATTTGTCACAATACTGA
- the LOC131785367 gene encoding uncharacterized protein codes for MGKGDHCAVFGCRNDRRYPERWVVKPHIHCMKWHKPNQKHFKVWERIINRKSFQVTENTKVCSNHFVFGKPLGDHLHPELWLNGYDTEETHSEEVSRILESLTNVDVQSDMFINPHTIKRDTTHTQTSSGKFKMLDVLPKDNAGVLQAVPEQSAEVSSEDNTKETSELLTSVSNALENDHTYCMYEQSGDCKEDFACQSRLCLKCKKELLSILEENERLKNENKQLQKALAEANQVIVERTKRDYVFCVQNKTF; via the exons ATGGGTAAAGGTGACCATTGCGCCGTGTTTGGATGTCGAAATGATCGGAGGTATCCAGAAAG GTGGGTTGTGAAACCCCATATACATTGTATGAAGTGGCATAAGCCGAATCAAAAGCACTTTAAAGTATGGGAGCGAATTATCAACCGCAAAAGCTTTCAGGTGACAGAAAACACAAAGGTATGCAGTAATCATTTTGTATTTGGCAAACCCTTGGGTGACCATTTGCACCCTGAGCTGTGGCTGAACGGATATGATACAGAGGAAACTCACAGTGAAGAAGTTTCAAGAATTCTGGAGTCCTTGACTAACGTTGATGTGCAGAGTGATATGTTCATAAACCCTCACACTATTAAAAGAGACACAACGCATACCCAGACAAGCAGTGGGAAATTTAAAATGCTCGATGTTCTTCCTAAAGACAATGCAGGAGTTCTACAGGCTGTACCTGAACAAAGTGCTGAAGTTTCAAGTGAAGACAATACAAAGGAAACAAGTGAGTTGCTGACATCAGTTTCAAATGCCTTGGAAAATGATCACACATACTGTATGTACGAGCAAAGTGGAGATTGTAAGGAAGACTTTGCTTGTCAATCTAGATTATGCTTGAAGTGTAAAAAGGAACTTTTGTCTATTCttgaggaaaatgaaaggcttaaaaatgaaaacaaacagctACAAAAAGCTCTTGCTGAAGCAAATCAAGTCATTGTTGAAAGAACCAAGAGAGACTATGTGTTCTgtgtacaaaacaaaacattctga
- the LOC131785366 gene encoding uncharacterized protein, translating to MRRSKRLQAKKTVTSSENEGSSQDETGVIETLESTSKENDYIALKTTNSEDEEENDEQVFCVDRIGSSQDELLANAGNSSSLSETDEFLSIPDEFKRKVKDPSELSSELQVGINTQDLYLKFDKNSFKPVTTSKSFDDICNNRELLKRSVITSDFEKQQSIPPMHVSRYAQKKQRKKAREETAGPMWFNLPATQITPEIERDMKLMKMRNVLDKKHHYKKNDSSALPKYFQIGTVVEGTADFYSSRIPKRQRKTNMIDELLADAEFRRYNKKKYLEIQAAKQSGKKGFYKQKKDKRKQTAMRS from the exons atgagaagaaGCAAGCGTCTGCAGGCGAAAAAAACTGTAACTTCTTCCGAAAATGAAGGAAGTAGTCAAGATGAAACTGGAGTTATTGAAACACTTGAGTCCACCTCTAAAGAAAATGATTACATTGCGTTGAAAACTACAAACAGTGAAGACGAAGAAGAGAATGATGAACAAGTTTTCTGTGTAGACAGGATAGGAAGTTCACAAGATGAGCTACTAGCAAATGCAGGGAATTCTTCATCTCTCTCTGAAACAGATGAATTTCTCAGTATTCCAGACGAATTTAAACGAAAAGTAAAAGA tcCTTCAGAGCTGTCATCAGAGCTACAAGTTGGTATCAATACACAAGATTTATATCTCAAGTTTGACAAAAACAGCTTCAAACCTGTCACAACAAGTAAAAGCTTCGATGACATCTGTAATAACAGAGAG CTGTTGAAAAGAAGTGTGATCACAAGTGATTTTGAAAAACAGCAGTCTATTCCCCCAATGCATGTTTCCCGATATGCTCAGAAAAAACAGAGgaag AAAGCTAGAGAGGAGACTGCAGGACCAATGTGGTTTAATCTTCCAGCAACTCAGATTACACCAGAGATTGAACGTGACATGAAGTTAATGAAGATGAGAAATGTTTTAGACAAGAAACACCATTACAAGAAGAACGATTCATCAGCGTTACCCAAATATTTCCAG ATTGGTACTGTTGTGGAGGGTACAGCAGACTTCTATTCCTCTCGTATTCCAAAACGGCAACGAAAGACTAACATGATAGATGAGCTTCTTGCAGATGCTGAATTTAGGAG atacaacaagaaaaaataccTAGAAATACAAGCTGCAAAACAAAGTGGAAAGAAAGGGTTTTATAAacagaaaaaggacaaaagaaaacaaactgcaaTGAGAAGTTGA
- the LOC131785340 gene encoding cilia- and flagella-associated protein 157-like, which produces MPPKKKGKKSGKKKKSGKRSAKKSPSAAPSSDVLNELSKEYFLIQIRDLEERLVRYQKKCDELEIANQDYRSQYEQQTTDKKEIVSFLKKQLEQRADEIADLQDRLIGLQQAKDGEKDQYEVQLATLRTEMQEIKDQLTSENMVLGGKLASLEEFRVQKEDLMAKFAKMEEELEKQQKDHKEVIYNLERKAVVDKDRLKKEMVLRLNQVAAEFRKVSNKQMAETTKRTIRENVSINAQLAKMSDKTMELIQENDELRTKEKKMKMQVDMLEHNEKELAKKNSSNQKIIRMLAEKAKQQEEMLLEYDESEANKKDLESELDLLRAQVDSMKDELKSTTEKKESLESELAKVTKDRDLSMKKKDELTGILSQAAQALRSSLVAPTVVNGKPDEAEAISQRENLVQTLLGILNDAVTFGVGPSAKDFMPPRKTSGYSSPSPDIGRHIHRKKETLPSKAQAVAAAVNRPLPHYKLGDLGIVPRSHPKLGERPGASSPLAPISRQTRSVGVQTVSAQKAMFFADQLLSKRSPTSSGHSLSHDYKSPIRTELPVGAGSRGRIP; this is translated from the exons ATGCCCCcgaaaaagaagggaaagaagagtggaaagaagaagaagagtgGTAAAAGGAGTGCCAAAAAGTCACCTTCTGCAGCACCATCGAGTGATGTGCTCAATGAACTTTCGAAGGAATATTTTCTTATACAGATACGAGATTTAGAAGAAAGGTTAGTTCGCTATCAGAAAAAATGCGACGAGCTTGAAATTGCTAATCAGGATTACAGATCACAGTATGAGCAACAAACGACggataaaaaggaaattgtgtCGTTTTTGAAGAAACAGTTGGAACAAAGAGCGGACGAAATTGCTGATCTTCAAGATCGTTTGATAGGATTACAGCAGGCCAAGGATGGAGAGAAGGATCAGTACGAAGTACAACTGGCGACTTTAAGAACTGAAATGCAGGAAATCAAGGACCAGTTAACTTCAGAGAATATGGTTCTGGGCGGAAAGTTAGCCTCTTTAGAAGAATTCCGTGTTCAAAAAGAAGATTTGATGGCAAAGTTTGCGAAGATGGAGGAGGAAttggaaaaacaacaaaaggatCATAAAGAGGTTATTTACAATCTGGAGAGGAAGGCCGTCGTGGACAAAGATAG GTTGAAGAAAGAGATGGTACTAAGACTGAATCAAGTAGCTGCTGAATTTAGAAAAGTATCAAACAAACAGATGGCTGAGACAACCAAAAGAACCATTAGAGAGAATGTCTCTATCAATGCTCAGCTGGCCAAAATGTCTGATAAAACTATGGAACTTATCCAGGAAAATGATGAGCTTAGAAcgaaggagaagaaaatgaaaatgcagGTTGACATGCTGGAACATAATGAGAAAGAGCTTGCTAAGAAGAACAGTAGTAATCAAAAG ATTATCCGTATGTTGGCAGAGAAAGCTAAGCAGCAAGAAGAGATGTTACTTGAATATGATGAGAGTGAGGCAAACAAAAAAGACTTGGAGAGTGAACTTGATCTGCTGAGAGCTCAGGTTGACAGTATGAAGGATGAGCTTAAA AGcacaacagagaaaaaagagTCCTTAGAGAGTGAACTTGCAAAAGTTACAAAGGACAGAGACCTGTCCATGAAGAAGAAAGATGAACTGACTGGAATTTTGTCTCAAGCAGCACAAGCTCTTAGATCTTCATTAGTG GCACCCACTGTTGTCAATGGAAAGCCTGATGAAGCAGAAGCCATCTCTCAACGCGAGAACCTTGTTCAAACACTGCTAGGAATTTTGAATGATGCAGTTACATTTGGTGTGGGACCCAGTGCCAAAGATTTTATGCCACCACGTAAGACTAGTGGATACTCAAGCCCAAGCCCTGATATAGGACGACACATTCATAGAAAAAAGGA GACACTCCCCTCTAAGGCCCAGGCTGTGGCAGCAGCAGTGAATCGTCCACTTCCTCATTACAAGCTAGGTGATTTGGGAATAGTTCCCAGGTCTCATCCAAAGCTTGGAGAAAGGCCTGGGGCCTCTTCGCCATTGGCTCCTATCAGTCGGCAGACTAGAAGTGTTGGTGTACAAACAGTCAGTGCACAAAAA GCCATGTTCTTCGCTGATCAGCTTCTTTCAAAACGGAGCCCTACCTCGTCTGGTCATTCTTTGTCACATGACTATAAGTCACCAATCAGAACAGAGCTACCTGTTGGCGCTGGGTCACGTGGTAGAATACCTTGA